The Aphanothece sacrum FPU1 nucleotide sequence AAATTGTTTCATCTTTCCTAAATAGTAGCTCTAAATTTTCTTTAATAACAACAATCCAACGAAATTGTTTTGTATTATCTGCCATAGGTTTTCCATCGCTTTCGAGATAGATAAGGGTTGCCAATGGTTCAGAAGATAGTTGTTGTACCATAATGCCTTATCCGGTGATTTTTTTATTAATTTAATTGTATATTGTCTTAACTTAACAAGGTTAACAGCCATTGACTTCTACATAAAATTTAACTAAAAAATTAAATTACCTTTAACTGTTGGATAAACTGAAATTTTAGCAACTTGAGCTAAACCATTTTTTTCTTCTTGTTTTTTTAGTTGTTTTAGTTTTTCTTCTAATTCTTTTACTTGCTCTGAATATTGCCAAATTTTGCGTTCAGTAGCAAAAATTGTCACGCCCTTATAAGTTAAATTTTGTCCTCGTTCCCGTTTATAATCAGAAGCAAAAGTAACAATATTTTGTTTTAAAGACTCTTTTTCCTGTTCTAATTCTTTAATAATTGTACAAATTTCTAAATAACGTTCTATTTGTTGTTCAGGAGTCAGATCCCCAGAAACAGAAGATATTTTAATTTGCTCAAGAGAGATACCTGCATTTAAAGGAGGATTATAATAATTAATGTAATCCAATTCTATCTCAATTAATTCTGTTTCATCACAAACTAAATAACTAATCTTACTGGCATTAACTGCTTGAAAATCAAATAAACGATTATGAGTTAACAAAGCCATGTTAAGATTAGAAGATTGACCAATATAATAAACCTTGTTAGTATCATCAGCCACCAAATAAACCCCAGAATCTTCTGGCAAAGTTTCCAAATTATTTAACCGAACAGTCCCTAATTCTTGAACCAAAGGTAAATTAGATAATTGGGTCATAGAAAAAATCTCCGAAGTGTTGCTTGGGGAAATAATAGCGATCGCGGATGATCGGATTTGTCCGAAACCACCTAAACGCCTTGATACCTTAATAGGGGTAAAGTTAGGCAATAAGTGGGATTACATGAAGTCAAAGTGCAAAGCAAAAGGCAAAGACGCGATCATTCGAGTTTGCTTTTATGCCACGCGGTCACTGTTTCAAAGGCTAAGAGATCACATAGTTTTCCAACACCCTCCTAAAAAAACCCTGACTCCCACCAGGGGTTTTTACTTGACAGAAGGTTTCACCTACAGAGATTGTAAAATAGATAATGGCCACTTCAAGTGTTAAAGACTAATGAGTACCCTAATTCGTGTAGAACGTTCTCTCCTCATCGGTCATATCTTATCAATGGCCTTCGGACTGGCGGGACTATTACTTGTATTGCCCCATCCTAAATTTATTGCTAATCTACCTGCTATTGGCCAAACCGCCTTTGCTTGGTCTATGGTCGGAGGTGGTGTCATGTATATGTTGTTAGGCATGGCAGCAGTATTGGTTTATGCTTATCGTATCCTTGGTGTTTGGCACTGCTTAGGATTTATGTTACCTGCATTAACCATTTCCTTAAGCAGTGAATTATTAGGAACCAGTACGGGTTTTCCTTTTGGACATTATCGCTATTTAACCGGATTAGGTTATAAAATTGCCGGATTAGTACCCTTTACCATCCCTCTATCTTGGTTTTATTTAGGCTTTAGTGCTTATTTAATCGCTCGTGCGGGCTTAAATGGTAAATCTATCCCTAATTGGCTAAAAACTCTCGGTTCTATCGTTCTGGGAGCTATTTTCTTAACTGCTTGGGACTTTGTTTTAGATCCAGCCATGAGTCAAACTACTATGCCGTTTTGGGTTTGGGAACAACCAGGTGCATTCTTTGGAATGCCTTACCAAAACTTTGTGGGATGGTTTGGCACAGGGGCAAGCTTTATGACTGTTGCTACCATCATTTGGCAACTAAAACCCCTTACTTTGCCCAAAACTCAATTAGGACTTCCCTTAGCCATTTATATCAGTAACTTTGCCTTTGCGACTGTCATGAGTGTAGGGGCAGGTATTTATATTCCCATAGGGTTAGGCATTTTGGTGGGTTTAATGCCTGTTTTGTTACTGTATCGCATGGCTACGACTCAAACCGAAGAATTGATTCCTCAAAATATGGTAGTTTCGGTAAATCCTGTTAGGGTAATATCTAAGTGAGAGACTTTTCTGTCTTGTTGAATGATACTGTTTTAGCCATTATTTCCCTGTTATTGTTGCTGTTTCAAGGAACCGCGACTTTAATTCTTTTATCTCGTCTGATTAAAGGGGCCCGTCGTTATCCTCCTCTTGTTCCTCAATTACCTGATCCTGAAATGTTGGGTAAAGTTAGCGTAGTGGTTCCCACCCTTAACGAAGTTTACCGAATTGATCCTTGTTTACAGGGGTTGAGTCTGCAAAGTTACGAAGTACGAGAAATTCTGGTCATAGACAGTCATTCTCAAGACGGAACTCAAGAAAAAATTAAACAAGCAGCTTTAAGTGATCCCCGTTTTCGTTTAATGAGTGATGATCCCTTACCTTTAGGGTGGGTCGGTCGTCCTTGGGCCTTACATACGGGATTTTTAAACAGTTCTCCTAACAGTGAGTGGGTATTAGGTATTGATGCTGATACCCAACCCCAACGGGGGTTAGTGACCAGTTTAGTTCGTGTGGCCCAAAAAGAAGGTTATGATCTGGTATCTTTATCTCCCCAATTTATTCTCAAAGATATTGGAGAATGGTGGTTACAACCTGCTTTATTAATGACTTTATTGTATCGTTTTGAGTCAGCCGGAGTTAGACAACAAACTCCACAAACTGTCATGGCCAATGGTCAATGTTTTTTATCTCGTCGTACCGTTTTAGAACAATTAGGGGGTTATTCTAAGGCTGCGAGTTCTTTTTGTGATGATGTTACTTTAGCCCGTGAAGCAGCTAAACAAGGGTTTAAGGTGGGGTTTTTAGATGGGTCTAAACTCATTCGGGTCAGGATGTATGAAGGAATAGCAGAAACTTGGAAAGAATGGGGGCGATCGCTCGATCTTAAGGATGCGTCTTCTCGTTCTCAACTAT carries:
- a CDS encoding GIY-YIG nuclease family protein, whose amino-acid sequence is MTQLSNLPLVQELGTVRLNNLETLPEDSGVYLVADDTNKVYYIGQSSNLNMALLTHNRLFDFQAVNASKISYLVCDETELIEIELDYINYYNPPLNAGISLEQIKISSVSGDLTPEQQIERYLEICTIIKELEQEKESLKQNIVTFASDYKRERGQNLTYKGVTIFATERKIWQYSEQVKELEEKLKQLKKQEEKNGLAQVAKISVYPTVKGNLIF
- the cruF gene encoding gamma-carotene 1'-hydroxylase CruF; translated protein: MSTLIRVERSLLIGHILSMAFGLAGLLLVLPHPKFIANLPAIGQTAFAWSMVGGGVMYMLLGMAAVLVYAYRILGVWHCLGFMLPALTISLSSELLGTSTGFPFGHYRYLTGLGYKIAGLVPFTIPLSWFYLGFSAYLIARAGLNGKSIPNWLKTLGSIVLGAIFLTAWDFVLDPAMSQTTMPFWVWEQPGAFFGMPYQNFVGWFGTGASFMTVATIIWQLKPLTLPKTQLGLPLAIYISNFAFATVMSVGAGIYIPIGLGILVGLMPVLLLYRMATTQTEELIPQNMVVSVNPVRVISK
- the cruG gene encoding 2'-O-glycosyltransferase CruG yields the protein MRDFSVLLNDTVLAIISLLLLLFQGTATLILLSRLIKGARRYPPLVPQLPDPEMLGKVSVVVPTLNEVYRIDPCLQGLSLQSYEVREILVIDSHSQDGTQEKIKQAALSDPRFRLMSDDPLPLGWVGRPWALHTGFLNSSPNSEWVLGIDADTQPQRGLVTSLVRVAQKEGYDLVSLSPQFILKDIGEWWLQPALLMTLLYRFESAGVRQQTPQTVMANGQCFLSRRTVLEQLGGYSKAASSFCDDVTLAREAAKQGFKVGFLDGSKLIRVRMYEGIAETWKEWGRSLDLKDASSRSQLWGDLVLLLLTQALPLVLFMFLGTCWVLGYDFLSLKLAIALNLTLLIIRYALLIAIFPSYYQDQFSWPRSLFFWLSPLADPIAVLRIFLSAFGRPKQWRGRIYRH